In Daucus carota subsp. sativus chromosome 4, DH1 v3.0, whole genome shotgun sequence, one DNA window encodes the following:
- the LOC108218591 gene encoding elongation factor 1-alpha, with protein MGKEKVHINIVVIGHVDSGKSTTTGHLIYKLGGIDKRVIERFEKEAAEMNKRSFKYAWVLDKLKAERERGITIDIALWKFETNKYYCTVIDAPGHRDFIKNMITGTSQADCAVLIIDSTTGGFEAGISKDGQTREHALLAFTLGVKQMICCCNKMDATTPKYSKGRFEEIVKEVSSYLKKVGYNPDKIAFIPISGFEGDNMIERSTNLDWYKGPTLLEALDQITEPKRPSDKPLRLPLQDVYKIGGIGTVPVGRVETGTIKPGMVVTFGPSGLTTEVKSVEMHHEALQEALPGDNVGFNVKNVSVKDLKRGYVASNSKDDPAKEAANFTSQVIIMNHPGQIGNGYAPVLDCHTSHIAVKFSELLTKIDRRSGKELEKEPKFLKNGDAGMVKMVPTKPMVVETFSEYPPLGRFAVRDMRQTVAVGVIKNVEKKEPTGAKITKAAAKKK; from the exons ATGGGAAAGGAGAAGGTTCACATCAACATTGTGGTCATTGGCCATGTCGATTCCGGAAAATCGACCACCACCGGTCATCTGATCTACAAGCTTGGCGGCATTGACAAGCGTGTGATTGAGAGGTTCGAGAAAGAGGCTGCTGAGATGAACAAGCGTTCGTTTAAGTATGCGTGGGTTCTTGACAAGCTCAAGGCTGAGAGAGAGCGTGGTATCACTATCGATATTGCATTGTGGAAGTTTGAGACTAATAAGTACTATTGCACTGTCATTGATGCCCCTGGGCACAGGGATTTTATTAAGAATATGATTACGGGGACTTCTCAGGCTGATTGTGCTGTTCTTATTATTGATTCGACTACTGGGGGTTTTGAAGCGGGTATTTCTAAGGATGGACAGACTCGTGAGCATGCGTTGCTTGCTTTCACACTTGGTGTGAAGCAGATGATTTGCTGTTGCAATAAG ATGGATGCTACGACTCCCAAGTACTCAAAGGGTAGGTTTGAAGAAATTGTGAAGGAGGTGTCATCGTACTTGAAGAAGGTGGGATACAATCCTGATAAGATTGCTTTCATCCCCATCTCTGGATTTGAAGGCGACAATATGATTGAGAGGTCTACCAACCTTGACTGGTACAAGGGTCCAACTCTTCTTGAGGCTCTTGATCAGATCACTGAGCCAAAGAGGCCCTCTGATAAGCCTCTTCGTCTTCCGCTTCAGGATGTTTACAAGATTGGAGGCATTGGAACTGTCCCTGTTGGACGTGTCGAGACTGGAACCATCAAGCCTGGTATGGTTGTGACTTTTGGCCCATCTGGGTTGACTACTGAAGTCAAATCTGTTGAGATGCACCATGAGGCTCTTCAGGAAGCCCTTCCAGGTGACAATGTTGGGTTCAATGTGAAGAATGTTTCTGTTAAAGATCTCAAACGTGGTTATGTTGCCTCGAACTCTAAAGATGATCCTGCCAAGGAGGCTGCCAATTTCACTTCTCAAGTTATCATCATGAACCATCCTGGGCAGATTGGAAATGGATATGCACCTGTGCTTGACTGTCACACTTCCCACATTGCTGTCAAGTTTTCTGAACTTTTGACCAAGATAGACAGGCGTTCTGGTAAGGAGCTTGAGAAGGAGCCCAAGTTCTTGAAGAATGGTGATGCAGGGATGGTTAAGATGGTTCCTACCAAGCCCATGGTTGTTGAAACTTTTTCAGAGTATCCTCCCCTTGGAAGGTTTGCTGTTAGGGACATGAGGCAGACTGTGGCAGTGGGAGTCATCAAGAATGTGGAGAAGAAAGAGCCCACTGGAGCAAAGATCACAAAAGCTGCTGCCAAGAAAAAATGA
- the LOC108218754 gene encoding elongation factor 1-alpha, producing MGKEKIHISIVVIGHVDSGKSTTTGHLIYKLGGIDKRVIERFEKEAAEMNKRSFKYAWVLDKLKAERERGITIDIALWKFETTKYYCTVIDAPGHRDFIKNMITGTSQADCAVLIIDSTTGGFEAGISKDGQTREHALLAFTLGVKQMICCCNKMDATTPKYSKSRFEEIVKEVSSYLKKVGYNPDKIAFIPISGFEGDNMIDRSTNLDWYKGPTLLEALDQISEPKRPSDKPLRLPLQDVYKIGGIGTVPVGRVETGVIKPGMVVTFGPSGLTTEVKSVEMHHEALQEALPGDNVGFNVKNVAVKDLKRGYVASNSKDDPAKEAANFTAQVIIMNHPGQIGNGYAPVLDCHTCHIAVKFAEIQTKIDRRSGKELEKEPKFLKNGDAGFVKMIPTKPMVVETFMSYPPLGRFAVRDMRQTVAVGVIKSVEKKDPTGAKVTKAAIKKK from the exons ATGGGTAAGGAAAAGATTCATATCAGCATTGTGGTCATTGGCCATGTGGACTCCGGAAAGTCGACCACCACTGGTCATCTTATCTACAAGCTTGGTGGTATTGACAAGCGTGTGATTGAAAGATTCGAGAAGGAGGCTGCTGAGATGAACAAACGTTCATTCAAGTACGCATGGGTGCTTGACAAGCTCAAGGCAGAGCGTGAACGTGGTATCACCATTGATATTGCTCTCTGGAAGTTTGAGACCACCAAGTACTACTGCACAGTCATTGATGCTCCAGGACATCGTGATTTcatcaagaacatgattactggAACTTCTCAGGCTGATTGTGCCGTCCTTATCATTGACTCCACCACTGGAGGTTTTGAAGCTGGTATTTCCAAGGATGGGCAAACCCGTGAGCACGCGTTGCTTGCATTTACACTTGGTGTCAAGCAGATGATCTGTTGTTGCAACAAG ATGGATGCTACAACCCCCAAGTACTCCAAGTCGAGGTTTGAAGAAATTGTGAAGGAAGTGTCTTCATATTTGAAGAAAGTTGGGTACAACCCTGACAAAATTGCATTCATTCCTATCTCTGGATTTGAAGGTGACAACATGATTGATAGGTCTACCAACCTTGATTGGTACAAGGGACCTACTCTACTTGAGGCCCTTGACCAGATCTCTGAGCCAAAGAGACCCTCAGACAAGCCTCTTCGTCTACCCCTTCAGGATGTTTACAAGATTGGTGGTATTGGAACTGTGCCTGTGGGACGTGTTGAAACTGGTGTGATCAAGCCTGGTATGGTTGTGACTTTTGGTCCTTCTGGATTGACCACTGAAGTTAAGTCTGTTGAGATGCACCACGAGGctctccaagaggctcttccCGGTGACAATGTCGGATTCAATGTTAAGAATGTTGCTGTAAAGGATCTCAAGCGTGGTTATGTTGCCTCCAACTCCAAGGATGATCCCGCCAAGGAAGCTGCTAACTTCACTGCCCAAGTTATCATCATGAACCACCCTGGTCAGATTGGAAACGGATATGCTCCAGTGCTTGATTGTCACACTTGCCACATTGCTGTCAAGTTTGCTGAAATCCAAACCAAGATTGATCGTCGTTCTGGTAAGGAGCTCGAGAAGGAGCCTAAGTTTTTGAAGAACGGAGATGCTGGGTTCGTTAAGATGATTCCAACCAAGCCTATGGTGGTTGAGACCTTTATGTCTTACCCTCCTCTTGGTAGATTTGCTGTGCGTGACATGAGGCAGACTGTTGCTGTTGGAGTCATCAAGAGTGTGGAGAAGAAGGATCCTACCGGAGCCAAGGTCACCAAAGCTGCCATCAAGAAGAAATGA
- the LOC108216186 gene encoding uncharacterized protein LOC108216186 — MGRRAIFQLIRSQATRHLASKNLHSGLHPHRVGPCLQTRDANTNINFARTLAATQRRWASRSAAEEDNRISIGPRKGKDIEENEKDNAIVYYGPISSTIKKVKLLSLSTCCLSVSLGPVITFMTSPDMNVILKGAVASSVIFLSATTTAALHWFVSPYIHKLKWQPGSDTFDVEMLSWLASHIPKTIKFADIKVPETNRPYVTFKANGNFYFVDAEHCHNKALLARLTPQKSTQESAFKNL; from the exons ATGGGTAGAAGAGCAATTTTTCAGCTGATAAGATCACAAGCCACTCGCCATCTTGCTTCCAAGAATCTTCATTCAG GCTTGCATCCTCATAGGGTTGGACCATGTTTGCAGACTAGAGATGCCAACACAAACATCAACTTTGCGAGAACTTTGGCTGCCACACAGAGAAGGTGGGCTTCCCGATCTGCTGCAGAAGAAGATAACAGAATCAGCATAGGGCCTCGTAAAGGAAAAGACATCGAGGAAAATGAAAAAGACAATGCAATTGTTTATTACGGCCCGATCTCTAGTACTATCAAGAAAGTTAAACTTCTTTCTCTTTCCACCTGTTGCCTGTCAGTGTCTTTGGGACCTGTCATAACCTTCATGACATCTCCAGACATGAATGTAATACTGAAGGGTGCGGTGGCATCCTCGGTTATATTCTTAAGTGCTACTACCACAGCTGCACTTCACTGGTTCGTCAGCCCTTACATTCATAAGCTCAAGTGGCAACCTGGTTCAGACACCTTTGATGTGGAAATGCTGTCATGGCTGGCATCACATATTCCAAAAACTATAAAGTTTGCTGACATCAAAGTACCAGAGACAAACAGACCTTATGTGACGTTTAAAGCCAATGGAAACTTTTATTTTGTGGACGCCGAGCACTGTCATAACAAGGCTCTGTTGGCAAGACTGACTCCACAGAAGAGTACACAGGAGTCAGCTTTTAAGAATCTTTAG
- the LOC108218590 gene encoding elongation factor 1-alpha, with translation MGKEKVHINIVVIGHVDSGKSTTTGHLIYKLGGIDKRVIERFEKEAAEMNKRSFKYAWVLDKLKAERERGITIDIALWKFETNKYYCTVIDAPGHRDFIKNMITGTSQADCAVLIIDSTTGGFEAGISKDGQTREHALLAFTLGVRQMICCCNKMDATTPKYSKSRYDEIVKEVSSYLKKVGYNPDKIAFIPISGFEGDNMIDRSTNLDWYKGPTLLEALDQINEPKRPSDKPLRLPLQDVYKIGGIGTVPVGRVETGVIKPGMVVTFGPSGLTTEVKSVEMHHEALQEALPGDNVGFNVKNVAVKDLKRGYVASNSKDDPAKEAANFTSQVIIMNHPGQIGNGYAPVLDCHTSHIAVKFAELLTKIDRRSGKELEKEPKFLKNGDAGIVKMIPTKPMVVETFAEYSPLGRFAVRDMRQTVAVGVIKSVEKKEPTGAKITKAAAKKK, from the exons ATGGGCAAGGAGAAGGTTCACATCAACATTGTGGTCATTGGCCATGTCGATTCTGGAAAGTCGACTACTACTGGTCATCTCATCTACAAGCTTGGCGGTATTGACAAGCGTGTGATTGAGAGGTTTGAGAAAGAAGCTGCTGAGATGAACAAGCGTTCGTTTAAGTATGCATGGGTTCTTGACAAGCTCAAGGCTGAGAGAGAGCGTGGTATCACTATTGATATTGCTCTGTGGAAGTTTGAGACTAATAAGTACTATTGCACTGTCATTGATGCCCCTGGACACAGGGATTTTATTAAGAATATGATTACGGGGACTTCTCAGGCTGATTGTGCTGTTCTTATCATTGATTCGACTACTGGAGGTTTTGAAGCGGGTATTTCTAAGGATGGACAGACTCGTGAGCACGCGTTGCTTGCTTTCACACTTGGTGTGAGACAGATGATTTGCTGCTGCAACAAG ATGGATGCCACAACTCCCAAGTACTCCAAGTCTAGGTACGATGAAATTGTGAAGGAGGTGTCATCTTATCTGAAGAAGGTGGGGTACAATCCTGATAAGATTGCGTTCATTCCTATCTCTGGATTTGAAGGCGACAACATGATTGACAGGTCTACCAACCTTGACTGGTACAAGGGTCCTACTCTTCTTGAAGCCCTTGATCAGATCAATGAGCCAAAGAGGCCCTCTGATAAGCCCCTTCGTCTCCCACTTCAGGATGTCTACAAGATTGGAGGTATTGGAACTGTGCCTGTTGGGCGTGTTGAAACTGGTGTGATCAAGCCTGGTATGGTTGTGACTTTTGGCCCTTCTGGATTGACCACTGAAGTCAAGTCAGTCGAGATGCACCACGAGGctctccaagaggctcttccTGGTGACAATGTTGGGTTTAATGTGAAGAATGTTGCTGTTAAGGACCTCAAGCGTGGCTATGTCGCCTCAAACTCTAAAGATGATCCTGCCAAGGAGGCTGCCAACTTCACTTCTCAAGTCATCATAATGAACCACCCAGGGCAGATAGGAAATGGATATGCACCTGTGCTTGACTGTCACACTTCCCACATTGCTGTCAAGTTTGCTGAACTTTTGACCAAGATAGACAGGCGGTCTGGTAAGGAGCTTGAGAAGGAACCCAAGTTCCTAAAGAATGGTGATGCAGGAATAGTTAAGATGATTCCTACCAAGCCTATGGTGGTTGAAACATTTGCTGAGTATTCTCCTCTTGGTAGGTTTGCTGTTAGGGATATGAGGCAGACTGTGGCTGTTGGAGTCATTAAGAGTGTGGAGAAAAAAGAGCCCACAGGAGCGAAGATCACAAAAGCTGCTGCCAAGAAGAAATGA